One window of Cystobacter fuscus DSM 2262 genomic DNA carries:
- a CDS encoding M13 family metallopeptidase has protein sequence MNRMKFLRHAWAPGTLGACLLLGCAASTRSTALAESSSAAQAEAKSPALSLGVETKHFDTSVRPQDDFFRYVNGTWLKTAKIPADKGRYGSFIELRDKSEEALRTLIEESSAVQSPASGSDTQKVADFYKSFMDTERIQSLGIEPLRADLQRIAALKDKKELPELFAVLGRMGVQTPFGGFVGQDAKNAERYILYVNQSGLGLPDRDYYSKPEPRFVETRAAYLTYIETMMRLAGEKDPAGAAKTILALETALAEKHWDRVRNRDREATYNLKSVAELDALTPGFAWTSYLKAAGTEKSPAVIVRQPDYFQALAKMIQGTPLPTLKQYLTFKLVSGYAPLLSTPFEQAHFAFYGKTLQGLEEDRPRWKRGVESVDRALGEVLGRIYVERYFTPESKARMQKLVDNLRVSFKQGIDQLDWMSPETKAQAQQKLAKFNVKIGYPEKWRDYSALTVRADDLVGNVKRSSEVEYNRNVEKLGKPIDRLEWGMTPQTVNAYYNSSMNEIVFPAAILQPPFFDPQADDATNYGAIGGVIGHEISHGFDDQGSRSDGDGNLRDWWTAEDKAAFQQRTGQLSDQYSSFSPLQGMNVNGKLTLGENIGDLSGLTVAYKAYKLSLGGKEAPVIEGFTGDQRFFLGWAQVWRTANREDALRQQLLTDPHSPGEYRVNGVVRNMPEFYSAFGVKEGDGAFLPADKRVKIW, from the coding sequence ATGAACCGCATGAAGTTCCTCCGTCACGCCTGGGCCCCGGGTACGCTCGGTGCCTGCCTCCTGCTGGGATGCGCGGCGAGCACCCGCTCCACCGCCCTGGCGGAGTCTTCCTCCGCCGCCCAGGCGGAGGCCAAGAGCCCGGCCCTGTCGCTCGGCGTCGAGACGAAGCACTTCGACACCAGCGTGCGTCCCCAGGATGACTTCTTCCGCTACGTCAACGGCACGTGGCTGAAGACGGCCAAGATTCCGGCGGACAAGGGTCGCTACGGCTCGTTCATCGAGCTGCGCGACAAGAGCGAGGAGGCGCTGCGCACCCTCATCGAGGAGTCCTCCGCCGTGCAGTCTCCGGCGTCCGGCTCCGACACCCAGAAGGTGGCGGACTTCTACAAGAGCTTCATGGACACCGAGCGCATCCAGTCGCTCGGCATCGAGCCGCTGCGGGCGGACCTGCAGCGCATCGCCGCGCTCAAGGACAAGAAGGAGCTGCCGGAGCTGTTCGCCGTGCTCGGGCGCATGGGCGTGCAGACGCCGTTTGGCGGCTTCGTGGGCCAGGACGCCAAGAACGCCGAGCGCTACATCCTCTATGTCAACCAGAGCGGGCTGGGCCTGCCGGATCGCGACTACTACAGCAAGCCCGAGCCGCGCTTCGTCGAGACGCGCGCCGCGTACCTCACCTACATCGAGACGATGATGCGTCTGGCGGGAGAGAAGGATCCCGCGGGCGCGGCGAAGACGATCCTCGCGCTGGAGACCGCGCTGGCGGAGAAGCACTGGGATCGCGTGCGCAACCGCGACCGCGAGGCCACGTACAACCTCAAGAGCGTGGCGGAGCTGGACGCGCTCACGCCGGGCTTCGCGTGGACGAGCTACCTCAAGGCCGCGGGGACCGAGAAGTCGCCCGCCGTCATCGTGCGCCAGCCGGACTACTTCCAGGCCCTGGCGAAGATGATCCAGGGCACGCCCCTGCCCACGCTCAAGCAGTACCTCACCTTCAAGCTGGTGAGCGGGTACGCGCCCCTGCTCAGCACGCCCTTCGAGCAGGCCCACTTCGCCTTCTACGGCAAGACGCTCCAGGGCCTGGAGGAGGACCGGCCCCGCTGGAAGCGCGGAGTGGAGTCCGTGGACCGCGCGCTGGGTGAGGTGCTCGGCCGGATCTATGTGGAGCGCTACTTCACGCCCGAGAGCAAGGCGCGCATGCAGAAGCTGGTGGACAACCTGCGCGTCTCCTTCAAGCAGGGCATCGACCAGCTCGACTGGATGAGCCCGGAGACCAAGGCCCAGGCCCAGCAGAAGCTGGCGAAGTTCAACGTGAAGATCGGCTACCCGGAGAAGTGGCGGGACTACTCCGCGCTCACCGTGCGCGCGGACGATCTGGTGGGCAACGTGAAGCGCTCGAGCGAGGTCGAGTACAACCGCAACGTGGAGAAGCTCGGCAAGCCCATTGATCGGTTGGAGTGGGGCATGACGCCGCAGACGGTGAATGCCTACTACAACTCCTCGATGAACGAGATCGTCTTCCCGGCGGCCATCCTCCAGCCTCCGTTCTTCGATCCCCAGGCGGATGACGCCACCAACTACGGCGCCATCGGCGGCGTCATCGGGCACGAGATCAGCCACGGCTTCGATGATCAGGGCAGCCGCTCCGACGGCGACGGCAACCTGCGCGACTGGTGGACGGCGGAGGACAAGGCCGCCTTCCAGCAGCGCACCGGCCAGCTCTCCGACCAGTACTCCAGCTTCAGCCCCCTCCAGGGGATGAACGTCAATGGCAAGCTCACCCTGGGTGAGAACATCGGCGACCTGAGTGGACTGACCGTGGCCTACAAGGCCTACAAGCTGTCCCTCGGCGGCAAGGAGGCTCCGGTGATCGAGGGCTTCACTGGCGACCAGCGCTTCTTCCTCGGCTGGGCCCAGGTGTGGCGCACGGCCAACCGCGAGGACGCGCTGCGTCAGCAGCTCCTCACGGATCCGCACTCGCCGGGCGAGTACCGGGTCAATGGCGTGGTGCGCAACATGCCCGAGTTCTACTCCGCCTTCGGCGTGAAGGAGGGCGATGGCGCCTTCCTGCCGGCCGACAAGCGCGTGAAGATCTGGTGA
- a CDS encoding prolyl oligopeptidase family serine peptidase yields the protein MRTPLVSAVACAFWLTHCSHAPEPREASAPSAPAPSAVTPVSAPKGLSYPAARKDDVVDDYHGTKVADPYRWLENPDSPESRQWIEAENQLTFGYLEKIPLRARLKQRMTELWDYERFSVPWKQGSRYFFFRNDGLQSQSVLYTADSLSAEPRVLLDPNTLSADGTVALAGQDITEDGHLLAYGVATAGSDWKELRVRDVRTGKDLPDIIQWVKFSDASWTRDGKGFFYSRYDEPKTSEALSGANYYQKLFFHQLGTPQSQDTLVYERKDQKEWGFGGHVTDDGRYLLINISRGTEQKNLVFYKDLKDPKAKVVELLRDWDAKYEYIANDGTLFWFKTDLDAPRGRVVAIDLRKPERKEWKEIIPQGEETIASVDMVNELFLLNVMKDAHSVVRRVSRDGKPQGELALPGLGSVSGLNGKRQDTETFYSYSSYTSPPTVYRYDVKSGQSTVFKAPQVKFDPSQYETEQVFFQSKDGTRVPIFLSHKKGLKWDGTTPTLLYGYGGFNVPLTPGFSVANLVWMEQGGLYAVVNLRGGGEYGREWHEAGTKLRKQNVFDDFIGAAEYLIAQKYTSTSRLAITGRSNGGLLIGAAVTQRPDLFGVALPGVGVLDMLRFHKFTIGWAWTSDYGSAENPEEFKALHAYSPLHQVKPGTRYPAMLVHTADHDDRVVPGHSFKFTAAAQAAQAGEAPVLIRIETKAGHGAGKPTGKIIEEYSDLWAFTLDQMGVGRTQSVAGTQSP from the coding sequence ATGCGAACCCCTCTTGTTTCCGCCGTCGCGTGTGCCTTCTGGCTCACGCACTGCAGTCATGCTCCGGAGCCGCGGGAGGCGTCCGCCCCCAGCGCTCCGGCTCCCTCCGCCGTCACGCCCGTCAGCGCGCCCAAGGGCCTGAGCTATCCGGCCGCGCGCAAGGACGACGTGGTCGACGACTACCACGGCACGAAGGTGGCGGACCCCTACCGCTGGCTGGAGAACCCGGACTCGCCCGAGTCCCGTCAGTGGATCGAAGCGGAGAACCAGCTCACCTTCGGCTACCTGGAGAAGATTCCCCTGCGCGCGCGGCTCAAGCAGCGCATGACGGAGCTGTGGGACTACGAGCGCTTCTCCGTCCCCTGGAAGCAGGGCAGCCGCTACTTCTTCTTCCGCAACGACGGTCTGCAGAGCCAGTCCGTGCTCTACACGGCGGACTCGCTCTCGGCCGAGCCCCGGGTGCTGTTGGATCCCAACACGCTGTCCGCGGATGGCACGGTGGCGCTCGCGGGGCAGGACATCACCGAGGACGGCCACCTGCTGGCCTATGGCGTGGCCACCGCCGGCAGCGATTGGAAGGAGTTGCGCGTGCGCGACGTGCGCACGGGCAAGGATCTGCCGGACATCATCCAGTGGGTGAAGTTCTCGGACGCCTCGTGGACCCGGGACGGCAAGGGCTTCTTCTACAGCCGCTATGACGAGCCCAAGACGAGCGAGGCGCTCAGTGGCGCCAACTACTACCAGAAGCTCTTCTTCCACCAGCTCGGCACGCCGCAGAGCCAGGACACGCTCGTCTACGAGCGCAAGGATCAGAAGGAGTGGGGCTTTGGGGGCCACGTCACCGACGACGGGCGCTACCTGCTCATCAACATCTCGCGGGGCACCGAGCAGAAGAACCTGGTGTTCTACAAGGACCTGAAGGATCCCAAGGCCAAGGTCGTCGAGCTGCTGCGCGACTGGGACGCGAAATACGAATACATCGCCAACGACGGCACGCTGTTCTGGTTCAAGACGGATCTGGACGCGCCCCGCGGCCGCGTGGTCGCCATCGACCTGCGCAAGCCGGAGCGCAAGGAGTGGAAGGAGATCATCCCCCAGGGCGAGGAGACGATCGCCTCGGTGGACATGGTCAACGAGCTCTTCCTGCTCAACGTGATGAAGGACGCGCACTCGGTGGTGCGGCGGGTGTCGCGTGACGGCAAGCCCCAGGGCGAGCTCGCGCTGCCGGGTCTGGGCAGCGTGTCGGGCCTCAACGGCAAGCGTCAGGACACGGAGACCTTCTACTCGTACTCCAGCTACACCTCGCCGCCCACCGTGTACCGCTACGACGTGAAGTCGGGCCAGAGCACGGTGTTCAAGGCGCCCCAGGTGAAGTTCGATCCGTCGCAATACGAGACGGAGCAGGTCTTCTTCCAGAGCAAGGACGGCACCCGCGTGCCCATCTTCCTCAGCCACAAGAAGGGGCTGAAGTGGGATGGGACCACGCCCACGCTGCTGTATGGCTATGGCGGCTTCAACGTCCCCCTGACGCCGGGCTTCAGCGTGGCCAACCTGGTGTGGATGGAGCAGGGGGGCCTCTACGCCGTGGTCAACCTGCGCGGCGGCGGCGAGTACGGCCGGGAGTGGCACGAGGCCGGCACGAAGCTGCGCAAGCAGAACGTCTTCGACGACTTCATCGGCGCGGCCGAGTACCTCATCGCCCAGAAGTACACCTCCACGTCCCGGCTGGCGATCACCGGCCGCTCCAACGGCGGACTGCTCATTGGCGCGGCGGTGACGCAGCGGCCGGACCTCTTCGGCGTGGCGCTGCCCGGCGTGGGCGTGCTCGACATGCTGCGCTTCCACAAGTTCACCATCGGCTGGGCGTGGACGAGCGACTACGGCTCCGCGGAGAACCCGGAGGAGTTCAAGGCGCTCCACGCCTACTCGCCGCTGCACCAGGTGAAGCCCGGCACGCGCTACCCCGCCATGCTCGTGCACACCGCGGACCATGACGACCGCGTGGTACCCGGCCACAGCTTCAAGTTCACGGCGGCCGCCCAGGCGGCGCAGGCCGGTGAGGCCCCGGTGCTCATCCGCATCGAGACCAAGGCGGGCCACGGCGCGGGCAAGCCCACGGGGAAGATCATCGAGGAGTACAGCGACCTCTGGGCCTTCACGTTGGACCAGATGGGCGTGGGCCGCACCCAGTCCGTCGCGGGCACGCAGTCGCCCTGA
- the dps gene encoding DNA starvation/stationary phase protection protein Dps has product MYRSPSPLPEQSRAALVEQLNARLADGLDLHSQIKVAHWNIKGPQFAALHPLFETFAVSLANHNDSVAERAVTLGGKAYGTSRYVAKTSRLADYPQETTKDLEHVKLLAERIEGYLVGLRDSRKAAEQHQDTDTVDLFTGIITEFEKHAWFLRASLES; this is encoded by the coding sequence ATGTACCGCAGCCCGAGCCCCCTTCCCGAGCAGTCCCGTGCCGCCCTCGTCGAGCAGCTCAACGCGCGTCTGGCCGACGGTCTGGATCTGCACAGCCAGATCAAGGTCGCGCACTGGAACATCAAGGGCCCGCAGTTCGCGGCGCTCCATCCGCTCTTCGAGACGTTCGCGGTGAGCCTGGCCAACCACAACGACTCGGTGGCCGAGCGCGCCGTGACGCTGGGCGGCAAGGCCTACGGCACCAGCCGCTACGTGGCCAAGACGAGCCGGCTGGCGGACTACCCGCAGGAGACGACGAAGGACCTGGAGCACGTGAAGCTCCTGGCCGAGCGCATCGAAGGCTACCTCGTCGGCTTGCGCGACAGCCGCAAGGCGGCCGAGCAGCACCAGGACACGGACACCGTGGACCTGTTCACCGGCATCATCACCGAGTTCGAGAAGCACGCGTGGTTCCTGCGCGCCTCGCTCGAGAGCTGA
- a CDS encoding carboxymuconolactone decarboxylase family protein, with translation MASLEVVRGELADAHKDTRLNLQSVLENNSLTPAQRWGVAVACAFAARNELIKKAMLHEARQALGDQAEPVIEDARAAASLMGMNNIYYRFRHMVGKESYATKRPGLRMNRLGQVLTNKVDFELVCLAVSAINGCEMCVQSHEKVVVDGGLSEDQVNDAVRIASVIHAAAVGLES, from the coding sequence CGTCGCTCGAAGTCGTTCGCGGTGAGCTGGCGGATGCCCACAAGGACACCCGCCTCAATCTCCAGTCGGTGCTGGAGAACAACAGCCTCACCCCCGCGCAGCGCTGGGGCGTGGCCGTGGCGTGTGCCTTCGCGGCCCGCAACGAGCTCATCAAGAAGGCCATGCTCCACGAGGCCCGCCAGGCCCTCGGCGATCAGGCCGAGCCCGTCATCGAGGACGCCCGCGCGGCGGCCTCGCTGATGGGGATGAACAACATCTACTACCGGTTCCGTCACATGGTGGGCAAGGAGTCCTACGCCACCAAGCGGCCCGGTCTGCGGATGAACCGTCTGGGGCAGGTGCTCACCAACAAGGTGGACTTCGAGCTCGTCTGCCTCGCGGTGAGCGCCATCAACGGCTGTGAGATGTGCGTGCAGTCCCACGAGAAGGTCGTCGTCGACGGTGGCCTCTCCGAGGACCAGGTGAACGACGCCGTCCGCATCGCCTCGGTCATCCACGCGGCCGCGGTCGGTCTCGAGTCGTAA